The Paramisgurnus dabryanus chromosome 3, PD_genome_1.1, whole genome shotgun sequence genome includes a window with the following:
- the LOC135768948 gene encoding uncharacterized protein → MKVKEENQAEVDEKHQIVKISHNVSQKETLKTEDIKCEKSFSEDERPADHKRTHSEEKPFTCQQCGKSFRRKDNLKAHMMIHTGEKPYTCQLCEKSFTFQSNLYRHIKTHSGEKPHACHHCDKSFSDKSQLKTHMRTHTGDKPFTCQQCGKSFRTKVELKVHMRIHTGEKPFTCQQCGKSFKGASNLKIHLRIHTGEKPYTCHLCGKSFSAEGTLKVHAMIHTGEKPHKCHHCEKSFTGASNLRIHMRSHTGEKPYICHLCGKSFSAESTLKVHARIHTGEKPHACHYCGKSFTTAGYLTIHMRSHTGEKPYTCQQCGTCFTFQTNLSKHMKTHSEEKPLTCQQCGKSFTYKSNLTRHMKTHSGEKLQACHHCD, encoded by the coding sequence ATGAAAGTGAAAGAGGAGAATCAAGCTGAAGTGGATGAGAAACATCAAATTGTAAAAATAAGCCATAATGTTTCACAGAAAGAAACTCTGAAGACAGAAGACATaaagtgtgaaaagagttttagTGAAGATGAACGCCCTGCAGATCACAAGAGGACTCACAGTGAGGAGAAACCTTTcacatgtcaacagtgtggaaagagtttcagaagAAAAGATAACCTTAAAGCACACATGatgattcacactggagagaaaccttacacatgTCAACTATGTGAAAAGAGTTTCACCTTTCAATCTAACCTTTACCGGCACATAAAAACTCACAGTGGGGAGAAGCCACATGCGTGCCACCATTGTGACAAGAGTTTCTCAGATAAAAGTCAACTTAAGACACACATGAGGACTCACACTGGAGATAAACCATTcacatgtcaacagtgtggaaagagtttcagaacAAAAGTTGAACTTAAAGTACACATgaggattcacactggagagaaaccattcacatgtcaacagtgtggaaagagttttaaagGTGCAAGTAACCTTAAGATACATTTgaggattcacactggagagaaaccttacacttgtcatctgtgtggaaagagtttctctGCTGAAGGTACCCTTAAGGTACATGCAATGATTCACACAGGAGAGAAACCCCACAAGTGCCATCActgtgaaaagagttttacaGGTGCAAGTAACCTTAGGATACACATGAGgtctcacactggagagaaaccttacatttgtcatctgtgtggaaagagtttctctGCTGAAAGTACCCTTAAGGTACACGCAAGGATTCACACAGGAGAGAAACCCCACGCGTGCCATtactgtggaaagagttttacaacTGCAGGTTACCTTACGATACACATGAGgtctcacactggagagaaaccttacacttgtCAACAATGTGGAACTTGTTTCACCTTTCAAACAAACCTTAGCAAGCACATGAAAACTCATAGTGAGGAGAAACCTTTAacatgtcaacagtgtggaaaaAGTTTCACCTATAAATCGAACCTTACCCGGCACATGAAAACTCACAGTGGGGAAAAGCTACAAGCGTGCCACCATTGTGACTAG
- the LOC135768957 gene encoding uncharacterized protein, whose translation MEVKEESQAEVDEKHQIVKINHNVSQKETLKTEDIKCENSFSEDERPEDHKRTHSEEKPFTCQQCGKSFRRKDNLNIHVRVHTGEKAFKCHQCGKSFRTKDHLNIHVRIHTGKKAFKCHQCGKSFTFQSGLYRHMKAHKGEKPHACQHCDKSFPFTSELKIHMRSHTGEKPHVCHQCGKSFATVSVLKIHLRIHTGEKPYTCQLCGQSFTHQTSLIRHMKTHNEENPHACHHCDKSFPYRSQLKRHMMSHTVKKPHVCHQCGKSFITAGELKIHMMSHTGEKPFTCHLCGNSFTTNPTLKVHMRIHTGEKRHVCHHCEKSFITAAELKKHMRTHTGEKPYTCHQCGKSFSVKCNLKIHTRIHTGEKPYRCHECKKSFQTKANLNSHMRIHTRYMMEVKEESQAEVDEKHQIVKINHNVSQKETLKTEDTKCENSFREDERPADHKRTHSEEKRFTCQQCGKSFTSQSSLYRHKKAHKGEMSYACQHCEKSFTSQSSLYRHKKAHKGEMSYACQHCEKSFPDKSQLKMHIKVHTGEKPYTCHLCGKSFTFQSNLSRHKKAHSGEKPHTCQHCYKSFPDRSQLKIHMMSHTGEKPYTCQQCGKSFRTNPNLKGHMKIHTGEKPHVCHQCGKSFITAGELKQHMRSHTGEKPFTCQQCGNSFRTKESLNIHMRIHNGQKPFTCHHCGKSFRRKDHLTLHVRIHTGEKPFTCHQCGKSFTFQTSLTRHMKAHRGEKPHACHHCDKSFPFTSELKGAFHP comes from the exons ATGGAAGTGAAAGAGGAGAGTCAAGCTGAAGTGGATGAGAAACAtcagattgtaaaaataaaccataatGTTTCACAGAAAGAAACTCTGAAGACTGAAGACATAAAGTGTGAAAATAGTTTCAGTGAAGATGAACGCCCTGAAGATCACAAGAGGACTCACAGTGAGGAGAAACCTTTcacatgtcaacagtgtggGAAGAGTTTCAGAAGAAAAGATAACCTTAACATACATGTGAGGGTTCACACTGGcgagaaagcattcaagtgccatcagtgtggaaagagtttcagaacAAAAGATCATCTTAACATACATGTAAGGATTCACACTGGCAAGAAAGCATTTAAGTGCCaccagtgtggaaagagtttcacctTTCAATCAGGCCTTTACCGGCACATGAAAGCTCACAAGGGAGAAAAGCCACACGCGTGCCAGCATTGTGACAAGAGTTTCCCATTTACAAGTGAACTTAAGATACACATGAGatctcacactggagagaaaccacatGTGTGccatcagtgtggaaagagttttgcaACTGTAAGTGTCCTTAAGATACATTTGAgaattcacaccggagagaaaccttacacgtGTCAACTATGTGGACAAAGTTTCACACATCAGACGAGCCTTATCCGGCACATGAAAACTCACAATGAGGAAAACCCACACGCGTGCCATCATTGTGACAAGAGTTTCCCATATAGAAGTCAACTTAAGAGACACATGATGTCTCACACAGTAAAGAAACCACATGTGTGccatcagtgtggaaagagttttataaCTGCAGGTGAACTTAAGATACACATGATgtctcacactggagagaaaccattcaCATGTCATCTGTGTGGAAACAGTTTCACAACAAATCCTACCCTTAAAGTACACATgaggattcacactggagagaaacgaCACGTGTGCCATCACTGTGAAAAGAGTTTTATAACTGCAGCTGAACTTAAGAAACACATGAGgactcacactggagagaaaccttacacatgtcatcagtgtggaaagagtttctctGTTAAATGTAACCTTAAGATACACACaaggattcacactggagagaaaccttacagaTGCCATGAGTGTAAAAAGAGTTTTCAAACAAAAGCTAACCTTAACTCACACATGAGAATCCACACTCGAT ATATGATGGAAGTGAAAGAGGAGAGTCAAGCTGAAGTTGATGAGAAACAtcagattgtaaaaataaaccataatGTTTCACAGAAAGAAACTCTGAAGACCGAAGACACAAAGTGTGAAAATAGTTTCAGAGAAGATGAACGCCCTGCAGATCACAAGAGGACTCACAGTGAGGAGAAACGTTTcacatgtcaacagtgtggaaagagtttcacctCTCAATCGAGCCTTTACCGGCACAAGAAAGCTCACAAGGGGGAAATGTCATATGCATGCCAACATTGTGAAAAGAGTTTCACCTCTCAATCGAGCCTTTACCGGCACAAGAAAGCTCACAAGGGGGAAATGTCATATGCATGCCAACATTGTGAAAAGAGTTTCCCAGATAAAAGTCAACTTAAGATGCACATTaaagttcatactggagagaaaccttacacatgtcatctgtgtggaaagagtttcacttTTCAATCGAACCTTAGCCGGCACAAGAAAGCTCATAGTGGGGAAAAGCCACACACATGCCAGCATTGTTACAAGAGTTTCCCAGATAGAAGTCAACTTAAGATACACATGATgtctcacactggagagaaaccttacacatgtcaacagtgtggaaagagtttcagaacAAATCCTAACCTTAAAGGACACATGaagattcacactggagagaaaccacacGTGTGccatcagtgtggaaagagttttataaCTGCAGGTGAACTTAAGCAACACATGAGGTctcacaccggagagaaacctttcacatgtcaacagtgtggaaacAGTTTTAGAACAAAAGAGAGCCTTAACATACATATGAGGATTCACAATGGACAGAAACCATTTACGTGTCAtcactgtggaaagagtttcagaagAAAAGATCACCTTACCTTACATGTgaggattcacactggagagaaaccattcacatgccatcagtgtggaaagagtttcacctTTCAAACAAGCCTTACCCGGCACATGAAAGCTCACAGGGGGGAAAAGCCACACGCGTGCCATCACTGTGACAAGAGTTTCCCATTTACAAGTgaacttaaaggagcatttcacccgtag